A stretch of Physeter macrocephalus isolate SW-GA chromosome 8, ASM283717v5, whole genome shotgun sequence DNA encodes these proteins:
- the GPR151 gene encoding G-protein coupled receptor 151 — protein sequence MERGRLTVALADSNSSTMNGSFAHLHFAGGYLPSDSKDWRTIVPAFLVAVCLVGFVGNLCVIGILLHSAWKGKPSMIHSLILNLSLADLSLLMFSAPVRATAYSKSVWDLGWFVCKSSDWFIHTCMAAKSLTIVAVAKVCFMYACDPVKQENIHNCTIWSVLAAIWAVASLLPLPEWFFSTTRQHAGVEMCLMDVPAMAEEFMSTFGKLYPLLVFCLPLLFAGFYFWRAYGQCQKRGTKTQNLRSQMRSKQLTVMLLSIAITSAILWLPEWIAWLWMWHLKAGGPAPPQGFIALSQVLMFSISSANPLIFLVMSEEFKEGLKGLWKWMVTKKHPTASESQETPAGNSQVLRDNVPSPESPSSIPEKEETGSPSSGKEKAEKAEIPILPDVEQFWHERDTVPCVQDNDPIPWEHEDQETGDGDK from the coding sequence ATGGAAAGGGGGAGGCTGACAGTTGCCTTGGCAGACTCCAACTCCAGCACCATGAACGGGTCCTTTGCTCACCTCCACTTTGCCGGTGGGTACCTGCCCTCTGACTCCAAGGACTGGAGGACCATAGTCCCAGCTTTCTTGGTGGCTGTCTGCCTGGTGGGCTTCGTGGGGAATCTGTGTGTGATTGGCATCCTCCTCCACAGTGCTTGGAAAGGAAAGCCATCCATGATCCACTCCCTGATTCTGAATCTCAGCCTGGCTGATCTCTCTCTCCTGATGTTTTCTGCACCTGTCCGAGCTACAGCATACTCCAAAAGTGTTTGGGATCTAGGCTGGTTTGTCTGCAAGTCCTCTGACTGGTTCATCCACACGTGCATGGCAGCCAAGAGCCTGACAATCGTTGCAGTGGCCAAAGTATGCTTCATGTATGCATGTGACCCAGTCAAGCAAGAAAATATCCACAATTGCACCATCTGGTCAGTGCTGGCAGCCATCTGGGCTGTGGCTAGCCTGCTACCCCTGCCAGAATGGTTCTTTAGCACCACCAGGCAACACGCAGGTGTGGAAATGTGCCTCATGGATGTACCCGCTATGGCCGAAGAGTTCATGTCAACGTTTGGTAAGCTCTACCCTCTCCTGGTATTTTGCCTTCCATTACTCTTTGCCGGCTTTTATTTCTGGAGAGCTTATGGCCAATGTCAGAAACGAGGAACTAAGACTCAAAATCTTAGAAGCCAGATGCGCTCAAAGCAACTCACAGTGATGTTGCTGAGCATTGCCATCACCTCCGCTATTCTGTGGCTCCCTGAATGGATAGCGTGGCTGTGGATGTGGCATCTGAAGGCTGGAGGCCCGGCCCCACCGCAAGGTTTTATAGCCCTGTCTCAAGTCCTAATGTTTTCCATCTCTTCAGCAAATCCTCTCATTTTTCTAGTGATGTCAGAGGAGTTCAAGGAAGGCTTAAAAGGCTTATGGAAATGGATGGTAACCAAAAAACATCCAACTGCTTCAGAGTCTCAGGAAACACCCGCTGGTAACTCACAGGTCCTTCGTGACAATGTTCCATCTCCAGAATCCCCATCATCCATAccagagaaagaggaaactggCTCTCCCTCATCCGGCAAAGAGAAAGCTGAGAAGGCAGAGATTCCCATCCTCCCTGATGTAGAGCAGTTTTGGCATGAGAGAGACACAGTCCCTTGTGTACAGGACAATGACCCTATCCCCTGGGAACACGAAGATCAAGAGACAGGAGATGGTGATAAATAG